The following are from one region of the Microbacterium sp. BK668 genome:
- a CDS encoding carbohydrate ABC transporter permease: MAATTAIVTGKPRRARGGMTKKRPLDWVLLALVVIGALIVIVPFYLIVVNAFKSPVDYATSGPFSLPQAIDLTGIQNFWERVNFPEKVWNSIFISGIVSLLAVLISVLNAFAIGIGRVRGRTWIVLLFLLANLLPQEALLYPLYYMFKSVDLYDNVWSVIIVFTVVQAAFGTYLLSSVYGTFPKELLEAASLDGATRWQILWRVVFPISRPTLAVLLIFFFIWTWNEFLIPLTFLASNANQTVPVAISVLQGDRLMDVTTTAGSALLGIIPTLIFFLIFQRTLTRGITAGAVK; the protein is encoded by the coding sequence ATGGCCGCCACTACGGCAATCGTCACGGGCAAGCCGCGCCGCGCGCGCGGCGGGATGACCAAGAAGCGCCCGCTCGACTGGGTGCTGCTCGCCCTCGTCGTCATCGGCGCGCTCATCGTGATCGTGCCCTTCTACCTGATCGTCGTCAACGCCTTCAAGTCGCCGGTCGACTACGCCACGTCGGGTCCGTTCTCACTCCCGCAGGCCATCGACCTCACCGGCATCCAGAACTTCTGGGAGCGCGTCAACTTCCCCGAGAAGGTGTGGAACTCGATCTTCATCTCGGGCATCGTGTCGCTGCTCGCGGTGCTCATCTCCGTGCTCAACGCCTTCGCGATCGGCATCGGGCGGGTGCGCGGCCGCACGTGGATCGTTCTGCTGTTCCTCCTGGCGAACCTGCTGCCTCAGGAGGCCCTGCTCTACCCGCTGTACTACATGTTCAAGTCGGTCGATCTGTACGACAACGTGTGGTCGGTCATCATCGTCTTCACCGTCGTCCAGGCCGCGTTCGGCACGTACCTGCTCTCGTCGGTGTACGGCACGTTCCCCAAGGAGCTCCTCGAGGCGGCCTCGCTCGACGGCGCGACCCGCTGGCAGATCCTCTGGCGCGTGGTCTTCCCGATCAGCCGCCCGACGCTCGCGGTGCTGCTCATCTTCTTCTTCATCTGGACGTGGAACGAGTTCCTCATCCCGCTGACCTTCCTCGCGTCCAACGCCAACCAGACGGTCCCCGTCGCGATCAGCGTGCTGCAGGGGGACCGGCTCATGGACGTCACCACGACGGCCGGATCGGCGCTCCTCGGCATCATCCCGACCCTCATCTTCTTCCTCATCTTCCAGCGGACCCTCACCCGCGGCATCACGGCAGGAGCAGTCAAGTAA
- the dinB gene encoding DNA polymerase IV produces the protein MRGEATVLHADLDAFYASVEQRDAPHLRGRPVIVGGGVVLAASYEAKARGVRTAMGGRQARDLCPDAVVVPPRMEAYSAASRDVFAIFRDTTPLVEGISIDEAFLEVGGLRRIAGTPEQVAVRLRERVRTEVGLAISVGVARTKFLAKVASAVSKPDGLLVVDPDREHEFLLPLPVERLWGVGAVTAQKLHGLGIHTVGELAELEAATAERLLGKATGAHLHALARLRDPRPVDSTRRRGSIGSQRALGSRPRSPEELDLILTQIVDRLTRRLRDRDRVCRTIVLRLRFGDFTKATRSRTLRAPTERTAVVLAVAQGLLAAAMPEIEARGITLLGVSLSQLGSADGVPPELPIDWDDGARLDSVLDAVRDRFGATSVARAAQLGRDPGWSTPLLPEHE, from the coding sequence ATGCGGGGCGAGGCCACCGTTCTGCACGCGGATCTCGACGCGTTCTACGCCTCCGTCGAGCAGCGCGACGCGCCGCACCTCAGGGGGCGCCCCGTCATCGTCGGCGGGGGAGTGGTGCTGGCCGCGAGCTACGAGGCGAAGGCCCGCGGGGTGCGCACCGCGATGGGCGGGCGGCAGGCGCGAGACCTGTGTCCCGACGCCGTCGTGGTGCCGCCTCGGATGGAGGCCTACTCGGCGGCGAGTCGCGACGTGTTCGCGATCTTCCGCGACACCACACCCCTCGTCGAGGGCATCTCGATCGACGAGGCGTTCCTCGAGGTGGGCGGTCTGCGCCGCATCGCCGGCACGCCGGAGCAGGTCGCGGTGCGGCTTCGCGAACGGGTGCGCACCGAGGTCGGCCTGGCGATCTCGGTCGGCGTCGCGCGGACGAAGTTCCTGGCGAAGGTGGCCAGCGCCGTCAGCAAGCCCGACGGGCTGCTCGTGGTCGATCCCGACCGAGAGCACGAGTTCCTCCTGCCGCTGCCCGTCGAGCGACTGTGGGGGGTCGGGGCGGTGACGGCCCAGAAGCTGCACGGTCTCGGCATCCACACCGTCGGCGAATTGGCCGAGCTGGAAGCGGCGACCGCCGAGCGGCTGCTTGGCAAGGCGACGGGTGCCCACCTGCATGCGCTCGCCCGGCTGCGCGACCCACGCCCGGTGGACAGCACGCGCCGCCGCGGATCGATCGGCTCGCAGCGCGCGCTCGGCAGCCGCCCGCGCTCGCCCGAGGAGCTCGACCTCATCCTCACGCAGATCGTCGACCGGCTGACCCGCCGCCTTCGCGACCGCGATCGCGTGTGCCGCACGATCGTGCTGCGCCTGCGCTTCGGCGACTTCACGAAGGCCACGCGCTCGCGCACCCTCCGTGCCCCGACGGAACGCACCGCCGTGGTGCTCGCCGTCGCGCAGGGGCTGCTCGCAGCAGCGATGCCCGAGATCGAGGCGCGCGGCATCACGCTTCTCGGCGTCTCGCTCTCGCAACTCGGCAGCGCCGACGGCGTACCGCCCGAGCTGCCCATCGATTGGGACGACGGCGCGCGCCTGGACTCGGTGCTCGACGCTGTGCGGGACCGCTTCGGCGCGACGTCCGTGGCGCGCGCGGCCCAGCTCGGCCGGGACCCCGGCTGGTCGACGCCCCTCCTGCCCGAGCACGAGTGA
- a CDS encoding sugar ABC transporter permease, translating to MSVLTRAEHGASRAASGTAHDGGNTRRSRTKLPPEEPAIPQRKGGTAGYWLYLLPGFVLLLVIIVIPLVFNVYLTFTRWRGVRTPEFIGLDNWVKIFGDEDFWTSFANSVWMVIAMVVIPTIVGLIVAALLFDVVGRKFGGKVGSFLRATYYLPQILPIAVAGIVIGWIFRPGATGAMNQLLGTVGIGPVDWLGQMPSALLVLMAVLVWVQIGYPIVVFMAALQRVDPELYEAAELDGANWFQRFSAITLSIIRPEVFVVTLTCTIAALKVFGPVYVITQGGPAGATLVPAYYAYTEFFTKRNIGYGATIATVLTILVVIVSIIFIRVQSSLERKERAGL from the coding sequence ATGTCTGTCCTCACCCGCGCCGAGCACGGCGCATCCCGCGCCGCGAGCGGCACCGCCCACGACGGCGGCAACACACGCAGATCGCGCACGAAGCTGCCACCCGAAGAACCCGCGATCCCGCAGCGCAAGGGGGGCACCGCCGGCTACTGGCTGTATCTGCTCCCCGGGTTCGTGCTGCTGCTCGTGATCATCGTCATCCCGCTCGTCTTCAACGTGTATCTGACGTTCACGAGGTGGCGCGGCGTGCGCACGCCCGAGTTCATCGGCCTCGACAACTGGGTGAAGATCTTCGGCGACGAGGACTTCTGGACCTCCTTCGCCAATTCGGTCTGGATGGTCATCGCGATGGTCGTCATCCCGACGATCGTCGGCCTGATCGTCGCCGCACTGCTCTTCGACGTCGTCGGTCGCAAGTTCGGCGGTAAGGTCGGAAGCTTCCTCCGGGCGACCTACTACCTTCCGCAGATCCTCCCCATCGCCGTCGCGGGGATCGTGATCGGCTGGATCTTCCGTCCGGGTGCCACCGGTGCGATGAACCAGCTCCTCGGGACCGTCGGCATCGGACCCGTCGATTGGCTCGGCCAGATGCCGTCCGCGCTGCTCGTGCTCATGGCCGTCCTCGTGTGGGTGCAGATCGGCTACCCGATCGTCGTCTTCATGGCCGCACTCCAGCGCGTGGACCCCGAGCTCTACGAGGCCGCCGAGCTCGACGGCGCCAACTGGTTCCAGCGGTTCTCGGCGATCACCCTCAGCATCATCCGGCCCGAGGTCTTCGTCGTGACGCTCACCTGCACGATCGCGGCACTCAAGGTCTTCGGTCCCGTCTACGTCATCACCCAGGGCGGCCCCGCGGGGGCGACCCTCGTCCCCGCCTACTACGCCTACACGGAGTTCTTCACGAAGCGGAACATCGGCTACGGCGCCACGATCGCGACGGTCCTCACGATCCTCGTCGTCATCGTCTCGATCATCTTCATCCGCGTGCAGAGCTCGCTGGAGCGCAAGGAAAGGGCGGGACTCTGA
- a CDS encoding GH1 family beta-glucosidase, whose protein sequence is MTEPTTRGNPDYRDSGLVFPPGFTFGSATASYQVEGAFDEDGRGPSIWDTFSKTPGKVWNGDTGDVACDHYHRWESDLDLMKRLGLDAYRFSIAWPRIQPTGTGRANRKGIDFYSRLVDGLLERGIKPVATLYHWDLPQPLEDAGGWPARATADAFEEYASIVGAALGDRIHTWTTLNEPWCSAYLGYGQGGHAPGRHEPAAALAAVHHLNLAHGRAVQALRATSAGSPEYSVTLNFHVLRGVGDGAADAVRRIDALANRAFTGPMLRGEYPADLVEDTASVTDWSFVQDGDLATISQPIDVLGVNYYSTATVRLWDGVSPKQTNDGHKGAAGGTAWPGSDQVVEFVEQPGPYTAMGWNIAPEGLEELLVTLSEQFPGQPLMITENGAAFDDVVSPDGSVQDAERLDYLRRHFTAAHRALSRGVDLRGYFVWSLLDNFEWGYGYAKRFGIVRVDFDTLERTVKDSGRWYADLVREHTIPPGR, encoded by the coding sequence GTGACCGAACCCACGACACGGGGAAACCCCGACTACCGCGATTCCGGCCTCGTCTTCCCGCCGGGCTTCACGTTCGGCTCGGCCACCGCCTCCTATCAGGTCGAGGGGGCATTCGACGAGGACGGCCGCGGTCCGTCCATCTGGGACACGTTCTCCAAGACGCCCGGCAAGGTCTGGAACGGCGACACGGGCGATGTCGCGTGCGACCATTACCACCGATGGGAGAGCGACCTCGACCTGATGAAGCGCCTCGGGCTGGACGCGTATCGCTTCTCGATCGCCTGGCCGCGCATCCAGCCGACCGGGACGGGACGGGCGAACCGCAAGGGCATCGACTTCTACTCCCGCCTTGTCGACGGCCTGCTCGAGCGCGGCATCAAGCCCGTCGCGACGCTGTACCACTGGGATCTTCCGCAGCCGCTGGAGGATGCCGGTGGCTGGCCGGCCCGCGCCACCGCCGACGCGTTCGAGGAGTACGCCTCGATCGTGGGCGCCGCCCTCGGGGACCGCATCCACACCTGGACGACCCTCAACGAGCCGTGGTGCTCCGCCTACCTCGGCTACGGCCAGGGCGGACACGCCCCCGGCCGCCACGAGCCGGCGGCCGCTCTCGCCGCGGTCCACCACCTCAACCTCGCGCACGGCCGGGCGGTGCAGGCACTGCGCGCGACGTCGGCGGGGTCGCCCGAGTACTCCGTCACGCTCAACTTCCACGTCCTGCGTGGGGTCGGGGACGGCGCGGCCGACGCGGTGCGCCGGATCGACGCCCTCGCGAACCGCGCCTTCACGGGTCCGATGCTGCGGGGCGAGTACCCGGCGGATCTGGTCGAGGACACGGCATCCGTCACCGACTGGTCGTTCGTCCAGGACGGTGACCTCGCGACGATCTCCCAGCCCATCGACGTGCTGGGCGTGAACTACTACTCGACCGCGACCGTGCGGCTGTGGGACGGCGTGTCGCCCAAGCAGACGAACGACGGCCACAAGGGGGCCGCCGGCGGAACGGCCTGGCCGGGGAGCGACCAGGTCGTCGAGTTCGTCGAGCAGCCGGGGCCCTACACGGCGATGGGCTGGAACATCGCACCCGAGGGACTCGAGGAGCTGCTCGTGACGCTGTCGGAGCAGTTCCCCGGGCAGCCGCTCATGATCACCGAGAACGGTGCCGCCTTCGACGACGTCGTCTCGCCCGACGGCTCGGTGCAGGATGCCGAGCGCCTGGACTACCTGCGACGCCACTTCACCGCCGCGCACCGGGCGCTGTCACGCGGCGTCGATCTGCGGGGCTACTTCGTGTGGTCGCTCCTCGACAACTTCGAGTGGGGGTACGGCTACGCCAAGCGGTTCGGCATCGTCCGGGTCGACTTCGACACCCTGGAGCGGACGGTCAAGGACTCGGGGAGGTGGTACGCCGACCTCGTACGTGAGCACACCATCCCGCCCGGCCGCTGA
- a CDS encoding VWA domain-containing protein, with protein sequence MVRTQPHAPARRSAPTRAEARAAQQRRRSVILIAVIAVLVVALTAVLGTVIVRGAGEAEQASASTGGCLPSSLRITADPDVSAAIGAVVADLTGSRTDCPKVTIRAEESSVTATTLASGAAADFDVWVPDSGMWPARAKGQAELTGTTAADLVVGDVVATTPVVFAATGATAQALVAEGAGFATLAGRGVAAVLPDPATVAASSAALLALQNAVAGDARAFTGLVLGLDTGVVATASDALTAAAAAATPTVAVTTEQALLEYAADARTPLVPVYPADFTPAIDIPVVTLAEASDETTSAAEVLARAVGEATDHLEEHGLRDAAGNVSDSAARGTAAPEVSDSANQAEVLRTWQVLTAPSRMLSLNDVSGSMLQPVTTDMRRIDLFEQAAVRAIDSLSAESSLATWVFSSRRIGGQDWQEIVPFGPLGDAAHKQRTIDTANGLDAFVGGGTGLYDSVLAAVQYMRETYVPGQINLVLLNTDGVNEDDEGLDLPGLISELERLRDPAKPVAVIAIGYGPDTDQAALEQIAAATDGAAYQAFQPTDISTVLIDAVTQRGCRPNCG encoded by the coding sequence GTGGTCCGAACGCAGCCGCACGCGCCCGCTCGCCGCAGCGCCCCGACGCGGGCCGAGGCACGTGCCGCGCAGCAGCGGCGACGTTCCGTGATCCTCATCGCGGTCATCGCGGTTCTCGTGGTGGCGCTGACCGCGGTGCTCGGCACGGTCATCGTGCGCGGAGCCGGCGAGGCCGAACAAGCGTCTGCCTCGACGGGTGGATGCCTGCCCTCGAGCCTGCGCATCACCGCCGACCCGGACGTCTCGGCGGCGATCGGAGCGGTCGTCGCCGATCTCACGGGGTCTCGCACCGACTGCCCCAAGGTGACGATCCGGGCCGAAGAGAGCTCGGTGACGGCGACGACGCTCGCATCGGGCGCGGCGGCGGACTTCGACGTCTGGGTGCCGGACTCGGGCATGTGGCCGGCACGCGCGAAGGGGCAGGCGGAGCTGACGGGCACGACCGCGGCCGACCTGGTGGTCGGCGACGTCGTGGCGACCACCCCGGTGGTGTTCGCGGCGACGGGGGCCACGGCCCAGGCGCTGGTGGCCGAGGGGGCCGGCTTCGCGACCCTCGCCGGACGCGGCGTCGCGGCCGTGCTGCCTGATCCCGCGACCGTCGCAGCCAGTTCGGCGGCGCTGCTCGCCCTGCAGAACGCCGTCGCCGGGGATGCGCGCGCCTTCACGGGCCTCGTGCTCGGTCTCGACACCGGCGTCGTCGCCACCGCCTCCGACGCTCTCACCGCGGCTGCCGCCGCGGCGACGCCGACCGTCGCCGTCACGACGGAACAGGCGCTGCTGGAGTACGCAGCCGATGCACGGACCCCGCTCGTGCCCGTCTACCCGGCGGATTTCACCCCTGCGATCGACATCCCGGTCGTCACGCTCGCCGAAGCCTCGGACGAGACGACGTCGGCCGCGGAGGTCCTCGCGAGGGCCGTCGGCGAGGCGACCGACCATCTCGAGGAGCACGGGCTCCGCGACGCGGCGGGGAACGTCAGCGACTCGGCCGCACGCGGGACCGCCGCACCGGAAGTCAGCGACAGCGCCAACCAGGCGGAGGTGCTGCGCACCTGGCAGGTGCTCACCGCGCCGTCGCGGATGCTGTCGCTCAACGACGTGTCGGGCTCGATGCTGCAGCCGGTGACGACCGACATGCGGCGGATCGACCTCTTCGAGCAGGCTGCGGTCCGGGCGATCGACTCGCTCTCGGCCGAGTCGTCGCTGGCAACCTGGGTGTTCTCGAGCCGTCGCATCGGCGGGCAGGACTGGCAGGAGATCGTGCCGTTCGGACCGCTCGGCGACGCCGCGCACAAGCAGCGGACGATCGACACGGCCAACGGCCTCGACGCCTTCGTCGGCGGCGGCACCGGCCTCTACGACAGTGTGCTGGCAGCGGTCCAGTACATGCGCGAGACGTACGTGCCCGGCCAGATCAACCTCGTTCTTCTCAACACCGACGGCGTGAACGAGGATGACGAAGGGCTCGACCTCCCGGGGTTGATCAGCGAGCTCGAGCGACTGCGCGACCCGGCCAAGCCGGTCGCGGTGATCGCGATCGGGTACGGGCCGGACACCGACCAGGCCGCCCTGGAGCAGATCGCTGCGGCGACCGACGGAGCTGCCTACCAGGCGTTCCAGCCGACCGACATCAGCACCGTGTTGATCGACGCGGTCACCCAGCGCGGGTGCCGCCCGAACTGCGGCTAG
- a CDS encoding MarR family transcriptional regulator yields MELTILDRLLFIGSLFDRDMNRAFEGTDLTPARMRALWVVHHSGAMTQQELARGLDITPRSVTALVDALEAAGYLERAPHPTDRRALLVSLTREGARLMERTVAEHAELSATLLDAVAPDDRAAVERGVEAMADRLSQLVAEAEVAASTDRAGS; encoded by the coding sequence ATGGAACTCACGATCCTCGACCGTCTCCTCTTCATCGGATCGCTGTTCGATCGCGACATGAACCGAGCGTTCGAGGGGACCGACCTGACGCCCGCTCGCATGCGCGCGCTGTGGGTGGTGCACCACTCGGGTGCGATGACGCAGCAGGAGCTCGCCCGCGGGCTCGACATCACGCCGCGGAGCGTCACGGCTCTCGTGGATGCGCTGGAGGCCGCGGGGTATCTCGAGAGGGCGCCTCACCCGACCGACCGGCGCGCGCTCCTCGTCTCTCTCACGCGCGAGGGTGCGCGGCTCATGGAGCGGACGGTGGCGGAGCACGCCGAGCTGAGCGCGACCCTCCTCGACGCGGTCGCGCCGGACGACCGCGCCGCCGTCGAGCGCGGCGTCGAGGCGATGGCGGATCGCCTGTCGCAGCTCGTCGCGGAAGCGGAGGTCGCAGCATCCACGGATCGGGCTGGATCGTGA
- the yicI gene encoding alpha-xylosidase encodes MKFTDGFWQLRPGVTALYAQEAYDIWKTDAVSAGDGEGLVITAPTTVIAKRGDTLNRPVLTVTLSSPLEGVVRVRVSHHTGRKWHGGFDLPGAVEGGAGVGTVDDDGGVLTTGPLTARIAPGSPWSLSFEVDGSRVTGSGRKAQGYIQLAGDADVSHGVAGNARTGLGAPASHTYVHEQLDLGVGELIYGLGERFGPVVKNGQSVDIWNADGGTSSEQSYKNVPFYLSNRGYGVLVNDPGHVSYEIGSEAVERVQFSVAGEELEYFLIAGPTPKDVLSRYTTLTGRPPVVPAWSYGLWLSTSFTTDYDEATVSSFLDEMAARELPVSVFHFDCFWMREFNWCDFEWDPRTFPDPDGMLARLHDKDLRVCVWINPYIGQRSPLFAEAAASGYLVKRPDGSVWQWDLWQAGMGLVDFTNPDATAWFQGHLRRLLDQGVDCFKTDFGERIPLEVEYFDGSDPSRMHNLYTQLYNKAVHDVLVESRGEGDAVVFARSATAGGQSMAVHWGGDSTSTFASMAETLRGGLSLALSGFAHWSHDIGGFEGTPDAAVYKRWTAFGLLGSHSRFHGSNSYRVPWAFDEEAVEVTRVFTHLKMQLMPYLFQAGVDAASSGVPVLRPMQLEFCDDPAVGYLDRQYMLGRDILVAPVFSESGDVEFYLPRGTWTDLLTGEVVRGGCWRKENHGFTSLPLYVRGGAVIPWGARTDRPDYDYLDGVRLRVFPGGEGEASVTVTNPDGRAETFVVNLAEVTK; translated from the coding sequence ATGAAGTTCACCGACGGGTTCTGGCAGCTGCGCCCCGGCGTCACCGCTCTGTACGCCCAGGAGGCGTACGACATCTGGAAGACGGATGCTGTCAGCGCCGGCGACGGCGAGGGCCTCGTCATCACCGCCCCCACCACGGTCATCGCCAAGCGCGGCGACACCCTCAACCGCCCGGTCCTGACCGTGACGCTCTCCTCGCCCCTCGAGGGCGTCGTCCGGGTCCGCGTCTCGCACCACACCGGCCGGAAGTGGCACGGCGGCTTCGACCTGCCGGGCGCCGTCGAGGGCGGAGCGGGTGTCGGGACGGTCGACGACGACGGCGGCGTGCTGACGACCGGACCCCTCACCGCGCGCATTGCCCCGGGCTCTCCGTGGTCGCTCTCGTTCGAGGTCGACGGCAGTCGCGTCACGGGTTCGGGCCGCAAGGCGCAGGGCTACATCCAGCTCGCGGGCGACGCCGACGTCTCGCACGGCGTCGCGGGGAACGCCCGCACCGGCCTCGGGGCCCCCGCGTCGCACACGTACGTGCACGAGCAGCTCGATCTCGGGGTGGGCGAGCTCATCTACGGGCTCGGCGAGCGCTTCGGGCCCGTCGTCAAGAACGGGCAGTCCGTCGATATCTGGAACGCCGACGGCGGCACGTCGAGCGAGCAGTCCTACAAGAACGTGCCCTTCTACCTCTCGAACAGGGGGTACGGCGTGCTCGTCAACGATCCGGGGCATGTCTCGTACGAGATCGGCTCGGAGGCCGTCGAGCGCGTGCAGTTCTCGGTCGCGGGGGAGGAGCTCGAGTACTTCCTCATCGCAGGGCCCACCCCGAAGGACGTTCTGAGCCGCTACACGACCCTGACGGGCCGGCCGCCGGTCGTGCCCGCCTGGTCGTACGGTCTCTGGCTCTCGACCTCGTTCACGACGGACTACGACGAGGCGACGGTCAGCTCGTTCCTCGACGAGATGGCCGCGCGCGAGCTGCCCGTCTCGGTCTTCCACTTCGACTGCTTCTGGATGCGAGAGTTCAACTGGTGCGACTTCGAGTGGGATCCCCGCACCTTCCCCGACCCCGACGGCATGCTCGCGCGCCTGCACGACAAGGACCTGAGGGTCTGCGTCTGGATCAACCCGTACATCGGCCAGCGCTCGCCGCTGTTCGCCGAGGCGGCGGCATCCGGCTATCTGGTGAAGCGCCCCGACGGCTCGGTGTGGCAGTGGGATCTCTGGCAGGCCGGAATGGGGCTCGTCGACTTCACCAATCCCGACGCGACGGCGTGGTTCCAGGGGCACCTGCGGCGCCTCCTCGACCAGGGCGTCGACTGCTTCAAGACCGACTTCGGCGAGCGCATCCCGCTGGAGGTCGAGTACTTCGACGGATCCGACCCGTCGCGCATGCACAACCTCTACACGCAGCTCTACAACAAGGCCGTGCACGACGTGCTCGTCGAATCGCGCGGGGAGGGCGACGCGGTCGTCTTCGCCCGCTCCGCGACCGCCGGCGGCCAGTCGATGGCGGTGCACTGGGGCGGGGACTCGACATCCACCTTCGCGTCGATGGCCGAGACCCTGCGCGGCGGCCTCTCGCTCGCGCTGAGCGGGTTCGCCCACTGGAGTCACGACATCGGCGGCTTCGAGGGGACCCCGGATGCCGCGGTGTACAAGCGCTGGACGGCCTTCGGGCTGCTCGGCTCGCACTCGCGCTTCCACGGTTCGAACTCCTACCGCGTGCCGTGGGCGTTCGACGAAGAAGCCGTCGAGGTCACGCGCGTCTTCACGCACCTCAAGATGCAGCTGATGCCGTACCTGTTCCAGGCGGGGGTGGATGCCGCGTCCTCCGGCGTGCCGGTCCTGCGCCCCATGCAGCTCGAGTTCTGCGATGACCCCGCCGTCGGGTATCTCGACCGGCAGTACATGCTCGGTCGCGACATCCTCGTCGCTCCGGTCTTCTCCGAGTCGGGCGATGTCGAGTTCTATCTGCCGCGCGGCACGTGGACCGACCTCCTGACGGGCGAGGTCGTACGCGGCGGATGCTGGCGGAAGGAGAACCACGGCTTCACCTCGCTCCCGCTGTACGTGCGCGGCGGCGCCGTCATCCCGTGGGGTGCCCGCACCGACAGGCCGGACTACGACTACCTCGACGGCGTGCGCCTGCGGGTCTTCCCTGGCGGCGAGGGCGAGGCATCCGTCACCGTCACCAACCCCGACGGACGTGCCGAGACGTTCGTCGTCAACCTCGCGGAGGTGACAAAGTGA